A stretch of Arachis hypogaea cultivar Tifrunner chromosome 15, arahy.Tifrunner.gnm2.J5K5, whole genome shotgun sequence DNA encodes these proteins:
- the LOC112751386 gene encoding probable phospholipid-transporting ATPase 8 isoform X2, whose protein sequence is MQRLIFKMKNLSRGSGLWLNILLRDSKLKNTDHIFGVVIFTGHDTKVMQNSTDPPSKRSKIERKMDKIIYILFSTLIFISFIGSVYFGVETKRDTSGRRYRRWYVRPDSTTVFYDPRSATLSALLHFLTALMLFGYLIPISLYVSIELVKVLQSVFINRDQEMYYEEMDRPARARTSNLNEELGQVDTILSDKTGTLTCNSMEFVKCSIGGIRYGRGMTEVEKALARRGKNVESQVDEASCDFSGQDSDVEDSRPPVKGFNFRDERIMNGKWVNEPQSDIIQKFFRVLAICHTAIPDVDQGSGEISYEAESPDEAAFVIAAKELGFELFARTQTSISLHELNYKTGKKVDRVYQLLHVLEFSSSRKRMSVIVRNEENQLLLLCKGADSVMFERLSEKGRQYEAETKEHIKQYAEAGLRTLVITYRELDEEEYKLWEVEFSKAKTSVGADRDALVDAAADKMERNLILLGSTAVEDRLQKGVPECIERLAKAGIKLWVLTGDKMETAVNIGYACGLLRQDMKQIVITLDSPNIIALEKQGDKDALKKESLESIKKQIGEGIKQIKFVKESTSTDKESSSSFGLIIDGKSLDYSLNKNLENSFFELATSCASVICCRSSPKQKARVTKMVKLGTGQTTLSIGDGANDVGMLQEADIGVGINGAEGMQAVMASDFAIAQFRFLERLLLVHGHWCYRRISMMICYFFYKNIAFGFTLFWFEAYASFSGQAAYNDWYMSFYNVFFTSLPVIALGVFDQDVSAKLCLKYPFLYLEGVEDTLFSWPRIIGWMVNGVLSSLAIFFLTANSVMTQAFRRDGQVVDFEILGVTMYTCVVWTVNCQMALSINYFTWIQHFFIWGSIAFWYVFVLVYGYLSPEISTTAHMVFVEACAPSLLYWLVTLLVVVCALLPYFCYRSFQSRFLPMYHDIIQRKQVEGSDIEICDEVPKQVHGKLIHLRERLKQREL, encoded by the exons ATGCAACGTCTCATCTTCAAGATGAAAAACCTATCCAGAGGTTCAGGGCTATGGTTAAAT ATCCTTTTAAGAGACTCTAAGCTGAAGAACACTGATCATATCTTTGGTGTTGTAATCTTCACCGGCCACGATACAAAAGTGATGCAGAATTCCACTGATCCTCCATCCAAGAGAAGCAAAATTGAGAGAAAAATGGATAAGATTATATACATCCTCTTCAGTACCTTGATTTTCATATCCTTTATTGGTTCTGTCTATTTTGGTGTTGAGACTAAAAGGGATACCAGCGGTCGCAGGTATCGAAGATGGTATGTTCGTCCCGACAGTACAACGGTCTTTTATGATCCGAGAAGTGCTACACTTTCTGCTCTTCTCCACTTTTTAACTGCTCTTATGTTGTTTGGATATCTTATTCCTATATCACTTTATGTGTCCATAGAACTTGTGAAAGTTCTTCAGAGTGTTTTCATCAACCGAGATCAGGAAATGTATTATGAGGAAATGGATAGGCCGGCTCGTGCTCGCACCTCTAATTTGAATGAGGAACTTGGTCAGGTTGATACTATATTATCTGACAAAACCGGTACTTTGACATGTAACTCGATGGAGTTTGTCAAATGTTCCATAGGAGGCATTCGATATGGCCGAGGTATGACAGAAGTGGAGAAGGCACTTGCAAGGAGAGGGAAAAATGTGGAGTCTCAAGTTGATGAAGCATCATGCGATTTTTCGGGCCAGGATAGTGACGTGGAGGACTCTCGGCCGCCAGTTAAGGGCTTTAACTTTAGAGATGAACGAATAATGAATGGGAAATGGGTTAATGAACCACAATCAGACATCATACAGAAGTTCTTTCGAGTTTTAGCTATTTGTCATACTGCTATTCCAGATGTAGATCAAGGGTCAGGAGAAATTTCTTATGAAGCTGAGTCACCAGATGAGGCGGCTTTTGTCATAGCTGCGAAGGAACTTGGTTTCGAGCTTTTCGCTAGGACACAAACAAGCATATCATTGCATGAATTAAACTACAAAACTGGAAAAAAGGTTGACAG AGTGTACCAGCTTCTGCATGTCCTAGAGTTCAGCAGTTCCCGCAAGAGAATGTCGGTGATAGTGAGGAATGAGGAAAATCAGTTGTTGCTCTTATGCAAGGGTGCAGACAG TGTAATGTTTGAAAGGCTGTCTGAAAAAGGAAGACAATATGAGGCCGAAACCAAAGAACATATCAAACAGTATGCCGAAGCAGGCTTAAGAACTCTGGTAATCACATACCGTGAACTTGATGAAGAAGAATATAAGTTATGGGAAGTAGAGTTTTCAAAGGCCAAAACATCTGTTGGAGCAGACCGAGATGCATTGGTCGATGCCGCTGCTGATAAGATGGAAAGAAATTTGATACTTCTTGGGTCTACAGCAGTTGAGGATAGACTGCAAAAGGGC GTTCCTGAATGTATTGAAAGGCTTGCTAAGGCAGGAATCAAGTTATGGGTGTTGACTGGGGACAAGATGGAAACAGCAGTCAATATAGG ATATGCCTGCGGGTTACTTAGGCAAGACATGAAGCAGATAGTGATCACTCTTGATTCACCTAATATTATAGCACTTGAAAAGCAAGGGGATAAGGATGCTCTTAAAAAG GAATCTCTTGAAAGCATTAAGAAGCAAATTGGAGAGGGAATAAAGCAAATCAAGTTTGTGAAAGAGAGTACTAGTACAGATAAAGAGAGTTCTTCTTCATTCGGATTGATAATTGATGGGAAGTCTTTGGATTATTCGCTTAACAAGAACTTGGAGAATTCCTTCTTTGAGTTGGCAACTAGTTGTGCTTCCGTCATATGTTGCCGATCATCACCCAAACAGAAAGCTCGT GTTACAAAAATGGTAAAATTAGGAACTGGGCAGACAACATTATCCATCGGCGACGGGGCAAATGATGTCGGCATGCTTCAGGAGGCTGATATTGGAGTTGGCATTAATGGTGCTGAAGGGATGCAG GCTGTAATGGCAAGTGATTTTGCAATAGCCCAATTCCGTTTTCTGGAGCGTTTGTTGTTGGTGCATGGCCACTGGTGTTATAGGCGAATATCAATGATG ATATGCTATTTCTTCTATAAAAATATTGCATTTGGATTCACCTTATTTTGGTTCGAGGCGTATGCTTCGTTCTCCGGCCAAGCTGCGTACAATGATTGGTACATGTCATTCTACAATGTCTTCTTCACTTCACTTCCAGTTATTGCTCTCGGTGTTTTCGATCAAGATGTTTCTGCTAAACTTTGCTTAAAG TATCCTTTTCTATATCTAGAGGGAGTAGAGGACACCCTCTTCAGCTGGCCGCGCATTATCGGCTGGATGGTTAACGGAGTCCTTAGCTCCTTAGCCATATTCTTCTTGACTGCAAACTCTGTCATGACTCAGGCCTTCAGAAGGGATGGTCAAGTGGTCGATTTCGAGATACTCGGCGTCACGATGTACACGTGTGTAGTGTGGACCGTGAATTGCCAAATGGCGCTTTCCATCAATTACTTCACTTGGATCCAGCATTTTTTCATCTGGGGCAGCATTGCATTCTGGTACGTATTCGTGCTGGTTTACGGCTACCTCTCGCCGGAAATATCGACGACGGCTCACATGGTGTTTGTGGAAGCTTGTGCTCCAAGTTTGCTATATTGGCTAGTTACCCTTTTGGTGGTTGTGTGTGCTCTTCTACCTTATTTTTGCTATAGATCATTCCAAAGTAGGTTTCTACCAATGTATCATGATATTATTCAGAGAAAACAAGTTGAAGGTTCTGATATTGAGATATGTGATGAGGTTCCTAAACAAGTCCATGGAAAACTAATACATCTAAGAGAGAGATTGAAGCAAAGGGAACTATGA
- the LOC112751386 gene encoding probable phospholipid-transporting ATPase 8 isoform X1, with the protein MPEGIITKKRIHFSKLYSFSCLKSSFGDGHSQIGQRGYSRIVYCNDPDNPDAIQQNYRGNYVSTTKYTAFNFIPKSLFEQFRRVANIYFLVVACVSFSPLAPYTALSIVAPLLLVIGATMAKEAVEDWRRRKQDIEANNRKVLVYGKNYTFVETRWKKLRVGDIVKVCKDEYFPADILLLSSSYGDGVCYVETMNLDGETNLKLKHALDATSHLQDEKPIQRFRAMVKCEDPNENLYSFIGNLHYEGKEYPLSLQQILLRDSKLKNTDHIFGVVIFTGHDTKVMQNSTDPPSKRSKIERKMDKIIYILFSTLIFISFIGSVYFGVETKRDTSGRRYRRWYVRPDSTTVFYDPRSATLSALLHFLTALMLFGYLIPISLYVSIELVKVLQSVFINRDQEMYYEEMDRPARARTSNLNEELGQVDTILSDKTGTLTCNSMEFVKCSIGGIRYGRGMTEVEKALARRGKNVESQVDEASCDFSGQDSDVEDSRPPVKGFNFRDERIMNGKWVNEPQSDIIQKFFRVLAICHTAIPDVDQGSGEISYEAESPDEAAFVIAAKELGFELFARTQTSISLHELNYKTGKKVDRVYQLLHVLEFSSSRKRMSVIVRNEENQLLLLCKGADSVMFERLSEKGRQYEAETKEHIKQYAEAGLRTLVITYRELDEEEYKLWEVEFSKAKTSVGADRDALVDAAADKMERNLILLGSTAVEDRLQKGVPECIERLAKAGIKLWVLTGDKMETAVNIGYACGLLRQDMKQIVITLDSPNIIALEKQGDKDALKKESLESIKKQIGEGIKQIKFVKESTSTDKESSSSFGLIIDGKSLDYSLNKNLENSFFELATSCASVICCRSSPKQKARVTKMVKLGTGQTTLSIGDGANDVGMLQEADIGVGINGAEGMQAVMASDFAIAQFRFLERLLLVHGHWCYRRISMMICYFFYKNIAFGFTLFWFEAYASFSGQAAYNDWYMSFYNVFFTSLPVIALGVFDQDVSAKLCLKYPFLYLEGVEDTLFSWPRIIGWMVNGVLSSLAIFFLTANSVMTQAFRRDGQVVDFEILGVTMYTCVVWTVNCQMALSINYFTWIQHFFIWGSIAFWYVFVLVYGYLSPEISTTAHMVFVEACAPSLLYWLVTLLVVVCALLPYFCYRSFQSRFLPMYHDIIQRKQVEGSDIEICDEVPKQVHGKLIHLRERLKQREL; encoded by the exons atgcCTGAAGGGATCATCACAAAAAAGAGGATACATTTCAGCAAACTATATTCATTTTCTTGTTTGAAATCTTCATTTGGAGATGGGCATTCCCAAATTGGTCAGAGAGGGTACTCAAGGATTGTGTATTGCAATGATCCTGATAACCCTGATGCAATTCAGCAGAATTATAGAGGGAACTATGTGTCAACCACAAAGTACACAGCTTTTAATTTCATCCCCAAGTCCCTTTTTGAACAGTTTAGGAGGGTTGCAAATATATATTTTCTTGTTGTTGCTTGTGTTTCATTTAGTCCATTGGCACCTTATACAGCTCTCAGTATTGTTGCACCATTGTTGCTTGTCATTGGAGCTACTATGGCCAAGGAAGCTGTGGAAGATTGGAGGAGGAGAAAGCAg GATATAGAGGCAAACAACCGAAAGGTTCTGGTATATGGTAAAAATTATACATTTGTGGAGACTAGATGGAAAAAACTCCGAGTTGGTGATATTGTTAAGGTGTGTAAGGATGAATATTTTCCTGCTGATATTCTTCTGCTTTCGTCAAGCTACGGAGACGGGGTTTGCTATGTCGAGACAATGAATCTCGATGGAGAAACTAATCTAAAGTTAAAGCACGCCTTGGATGCAACGTCTCATCTTCAAGATGAAAAACCTATCCAGAGGTTCAGGGCTATGGTTAAATGTGAGGATCCTAATGAAAACTTATACTCATTTATTGGAAACTTGCACTATGAGGGTAAAGAATATCCTCTTTCCTTGCAGCAGATCCTTTTAAGAGACTCTAAGCTGAAGAACACTGATCATATCTTTGGTGTTGTAATCTTCACCGGCCACGATACAAAAGTGATGCAGAATTCCACTGATCCTCCATCCAAGAGAAGCAAAATTGAGAGAAAAATGGATAAGATTATATACATCCTCTTCAGTACCTTGATTTTCATATCCTTTATTGGTTCTGTCTATTTTGGTGTTGAGACTAAAAGGGATACCAGCGGTCGCAGGTATCGAAGATGGTATGTTCGTCCCGACAGTACAACGGTCTTTTATGATCCGAGAAGTGCTACACTTTCTGCTCTTCTCCACTTTTTAACTGCTCTTATGTTGTTTGGATATCTTATTCCTATATCACTTTATGTGTCCATAGAACTTGTGAAAGTTCTTCAGAGTGTTTTCATCAACCGAGATCAGGAAATGTATTATGAGGAAATGGATAGGCCGGCTCGTGCTCGCACCTCTAATTTGAATGAGGAACTTGGTCAGGTTGATACTATATTATCTGACAAAACCGGTACTTTGACATGTAACTCGATGGAGTTTGTCAAATGTTCCATAGGAGGCATTCGATATGGCCGAGGTATGACAGAAGTGGAGAAGGCACTTGCAAGGAGAGGGAAAAATGTGGAGTCTCAAGTTGATGAAGCATCATGCGATTTTTCGGGCCAGGATAGTGACGTGGAGGACTCTCGGCCGCCAGTTAAGGGCTTTAACTTTAGAGATGAACGAATAATGAATGGGAAATGGGTTAATGAACCACAATCAGACATCATACAGAAGTTCTTTCGAGTTTTAGCTATTTGTCATACTGCTATTCCAGATGTAGATCAAGGGTCAGGAGAAATTTCTTATGAAGCTGAGTCACCAGATGAGGCGGCTTTTGTCATAGCTGCGAAGGAACTTGGTTTCGAGCTTTTCGCTAGGACACAAACAAGCATATCATTGCATGAATTAAACTACAAAACTGGAAAAAAGGTTGACAG AGTGTACCAGCTTCTGCATGTCCTAGAGTTCAGCAGTTCCCGCAAGAGAATGTCGGTGATAGTGAGGAATGAGGAAAATCAGTTGTTGCTCTTATGCAAGGGTGCAGACAG TGTAATGTTTGAAAGGCTGTCTGAAAAAGGAAGACAATATGAGGCCGAAACCAAAGAACATATCAAACAGTATGCCGAAGCAGGCTTAAGAACTCTGGTAATCACATACCGTGAACTTGATGAAGAAGAATATAAGTTATGGGAAGTAGAGTTTTCAAAGGCCAAAACATCTGTTGGAGCAGACCGAGATGCATTGGTCGATGCCGCTGCTGATAAGATGGAAAGAAATTTGATACTTCTTGGGTCTACAGCAGTTGAGGATAGACTGCAAAAGGGC GTTCCTGAATGTATTGAAAGGCTTGCTAAGGCAGGAATCAAGTTATGGGTGTTGACTGGGGACAAGATGGAAACAGCAGTCAATATAGG ATATGCCTGCGGGTTACTTAGGCAAGACATGAAGCAGATAGTGATCACTCTTGATTCACCTAATATTATAGCACTTGAAAAGCAAGGGGATAAGGATGCTCTTAAAAAG GAATCTCTTGAAAGCATTAAGAAGCAAATTGGAGAGGGAATAAAGCAAATCAAGTTTGTGAAAGAGAGTACTAGTACAGATAAAGAGAGTTCTTCTTCATTCGGATTGATAATTGATGGGAAGTCTTTGGATTATTCGCTTAACAAGAACTTGGAGAATTCCTTCTTTGAGTTGGCAACTAGTTGTGCTTCCGTCATATGTTGCCGATCATCACCCAAACAGAAAGCTCGT GTTACAAAAATGGTAAAATTAGGAACTGGGCAGACAACATTATCCATCGGCGACGGGGCAAATGATGTCGGCATGCTTCAGGAGGCTGATATTGGAGTTGGCATTAATGGTGCTGAAGGGATGCAG GCTGTAATGGCAAGTGATTTTGCAATAGCCCAATTCCGTTTTCTGGAGCGTTTGTTGTTGGTGCATGGCCACTGGTGTTATAGGCGAATATCAATGATG ATATGCTATTTCTTCTATAAAAATATTGCATTTGGATTCACCTTATTTTGGTTCGAGGCGTATGCTTCGTTCTCCGGCCAAGCTGCGTACAATGATTGGTACATGTCATTCTACAATGTCTTCTTCACTTCACTTCCAGTTATTGCTCTCGGTGTTTTCGATCAAGATGTTTCTGCTAAACTTTGCTTAAAG TATCCTTTTCTATATCTAGAGGGAGTAGAGGACACCCTCTTCAGCTGGCCGCGCATTATCGGCTGGATGGTTAACGGAGTCCTTAGCTCCTTAGCCATATTCTTCTTGACTGCAAACTCTGTCATGACTCAGGCCTTCAGAAGGGATGGTCAAGTGGTCGATTTCGAGATACTCGGCGTCACGATGTACACGTGTGTAGTGTGGACCGTGAATTGCCAAATGGCGCTTTCCATCAATTACTTCACTTGGATCCAGCATTTTTTCATCTGGGGCAGCATTGCATTCTGGTACGTATTCGTGCTGGTTTACGGCTACCTCTCGCCGGAAATATCGACGACGGCTCACATGGTGTTTGTGGAAGCTTGTGCTCCAAGTTTGCTATATTGGCTAGTTACCCTTTTGGTGGTTGTGTGTGCTCTTCTACCTTATTTTTGCTATAGATCATTCCAAAGTAGGTTTCTACCAATGTATCATGATATTATTCAGAGAAAACAAGTTGAAGGTTCTGATATTGAGATATGTGATGAGGTTCCTAAACAAGTCCATGGAAAACTAATACATCTAAGAGAGAGATTGAAGCAAAGGGAACTATGA